A window of the bacterium genome harbors these coding sequences:
- a CDS encoding type II toxin-antitoxin system VapC family toxin, which yields MNVVDSSGWLEYFAEGPNAAFFASAIENTAALIVPSISIYEVFKRVNQQRDEHAALRAAALMMQGQVIPLDTPIALSAARISLMLSLPMADSVILATARATGATLWTQDEHFKDIQAVRYVAKGK from the coding sequence ATGAATGTCGTGGACTCGTCTGGTTGGCTCGAATACTTTGCCGAGGGGCCAAACGCCGCTTTTTTCGCCTCCGCTATCGAAAACACGGCTGCCTTGATCGTCCCATCCATCAGCATCTACGAGGTGTTCAAGCGCGTCAACCAGCAGCGCGATGAGCATGCCGCCCTGCGCGCTGCAGCGTTGATGATGCAAGGCCAAGTCATCCCGCTGGATACTCCAATTGCCTTGAGTGCGGCGAGGATATCGCTGATGTTATCTCTCCCGATGGCGGATAGTGTGATTCTCGCTACGGCCCGTGCCACTGGTGCGACCTTGTGGACACAAGATGAGCATTTCAAGGATATTCAAGCGGTGCGTTACGTCGCAAAAGGGAAATGA
- a CDS encoding polyprenyl synthetase family protein produces the protein MSEYLEKFVRFKELVNTYLDSFLAPGRNGDGRGEPGSLYDPMRYAMAGNGKRIRPVLLLLSCDALGGSVQQALPAAAAVELMHNFTLVHDDIMDRDETRRGRPTVHRRWNVDVAILAGDGLVVLAYQSLLQTDTPQLSRICEIFTNGILEICEGQALDAEFEHDEGVTMARYEVMIMKKTARLLAICTQIGAILANANAAQIAAFRRFAEHLGLAFQIQDDLLDITVEQATLGKDFGSDVRRHKRTFLYVHAMENGRTEQRRALRDLFAKPAISEADILAAQHLFRATGALAAAESAVQRHVAEANRSLAALAPAADLHALQQLVEMILHRKA, from the coding sequence GTGTCAGAATACCTTGAGAAATTCGTCCGATTCAAAGAGCTGGTCAACACCTATCTCGATTCGTTCCTGGCGCCGGGGCGAAACGGCGACGGCCGCGGCGAGCCTGGCAGCCTTTACGATCCCATGCGTTATGCCATGGCCGGCAACGGCAAGCGCATCCGGCCGGTTTTGCTGTTGTTGAGTTGTGATGCGCTGGGCGGTTCGGTGCAACAAGCCCTGCCCGCCGCCGCCGCGGTCGAGTTGATGCACAATTTCACCCTGGTGCACGATGACATCATGGACCGCGATGAGACCCGGCGCGGCCGGCCAACGGTGCACCGCCGCTGGAACGTCGATGTCGCCATCCTGGCGGGCGACGGTTTGGTGGTGCTGGCCTATCAAAGCCTGCTGCAGACCGACACGCCCCAGCTCAGCCGCATTTGCGAGATTTTCACCAACGGCATTCTGGAAATCTGCGAAGGTCAGGCGTTGGACGCCGAGTTCGAGCATGACGAAGGTGTGACCATGGCGCGCTATGAAGTCATGATCATGAAAAAGACAGCGCGCCTGCTTGCCATTTGCACACAGATCGGCGCGATATTGGCGAATGCGAACGCCGCGCAGATCGCGGCCTTTCGGCGCTTCGCCGAGCATCTCGGCCTGGCCTTTCAGATTCAAGATGATTTGCTCGACATTACCGTGGAGCAGGCGACGCTGGGCAAGGATTTCGGCAGCGACGTGCGGCGGCACAAGCGCACGTTTCTTTATGTCCACGCCATGGAAAACGGGCGCACCGAGCAGCGCCGCGCCTTGCGCGACTTGTTTGCCAAACCGGCGATCAGCGAAGCAGACATTCTCGCGGCGCAACACCTGTTTCGCGCGACCGGCGCCCTGGCCGCCGCAGAATCCGCGGTTCAGCGCCACGTTGCCGAAGCCAATCGCAGCCTGGCGGCGCTGGCACCGGCCGCTGACCTGCACGCGCTGCAACAGTTGGTTGAGATGATCCTACATCGAAAAGCCTAA
- the metK gene encoding methionine adenosyltransferase has translation MNAMLFTSESVTEGHPDKIADQISDAVLDAIFAQDPKARVACETFVTTGLAVVGGEITTDCYVHIPDIVRQMIKDIGYTNASYGYDYETCAVLTSIDRQSPDIAMGVDRDGAGDQGMMFGYASNETPELMPMPILLAHKLCHRLAEARKQGILPFLRPDGKAQVSVRYIDGKPRAVEAVVVSTQHHPEVSQEQIRAEVIEKVVKHVIPAEMLSEGNVVYHINPTGRFVVGGPQGDAGLTGRKIIVDTYGGFGRHGGGAFSGKDPTKVDRSGAYAMRHVAKNIVAAGLAERCEIQVAYAIGVAQPVSICVETFGTGKTSNQNIEALIRKHWDLRPRGIIEYLKLRRPIYRATAAYGHFGREGDGFTWEKLDKAADLTK, from the coding sequence ATGAACGCAATGCTTTTCACGTCGGAATCCGTCACCGAAGGCCATCCTGACAAGATTGCCGATCAGATTTCCGACGCGGTGCTGGACGCCATCTTTGCACAGGATCCCAAGGCGCGCGTCGCCTGCGAGACTTTTGTCACCACCGGTCTCGCGGTGGTCGGCGGGGAAATCACCACCGACTGCTACGTGCACATCCCGGACATCGTGCGCCAGATGATCAAGGACATCGGCTACACCAACGCCAGCTACGGCTATGATTATGAAACCTGCGCCGTGCTCACCTCCATCGACCGGCAATCGCCGGACATTGCGATGGGCGTTGACCGCGACGGCGCCGGCGATCAAGGCATGATGTTCGGCTACGCCAGCAACGAAACGCCGGAGCTGATGCCCATGCCGATTCTGCTGGCACACAAGCTCTGCCATCGTTTGGCGGAGGCCCGCAAGCAGGGCATTCTGCCTTTTCTCCGGCCGGACGGCAAGGCCCAGGTTTCCGTGCGTTATATCGACGGCAAGCCGCGCGCGGTCGAGGCCGTGGTGGTCTCCACCCAGCACCATCCTGAAGTCTCCCAGGAGCAGATACGCGCGGAGGTGATCGAAAAAGTGGTGAAGCACGTCATTCCCGCGGAGATGTTGAGCGAAGGCAACGTGGTTTATCACATCAATCCGACCGGCCGTTTCGTGGTGGGCGGGCCGCAGGGTGATGCCGGCCTCACCGGCCGCAAGATCATCGTCGACACCTACGGCGGTTTTGGCCGGCACGGCGGCGGCGCGTTCTCCGGCAAAGACCCGACCAAGGTGGATCGTTCCGGCGCCTATGCCATGCGCCACGTGGCCAAGAACATCGTCGCGGCCGGCCTGGCGGAACGCTGCGAAATCCAGGTTGCCTATGCCATCGGCGTGGCGCAACCGGTGTCGATTTGTGTGGAGACTTTCGGCACGGGCAAAACTTCGAATCAAAACATCGAGGCGCTCATTCGCAAGCATTGGGATTTGCGGCCGCGCGGCATCATCGAGTATCTCAAACTGCGCCGGCCGATCTACCGCGCCACCGCCGCCTACGGCCATTTCGGCCGCGAGGGGGATGGCTTCACCTGGGAGAAGCTGGACAAGGCGGCGGACTTGACGAAGTAA
- a CDS encoding HPr family phosphocarrier protein: protein MLEKKVRVQNKLGLHARPAALLVKTANKFKSDVFLTRESQVVNGKSIMGVMMLAANYGSEITLSVKGEDEVAALAELTRLFDSKFGEQ, encoded by the coding sequence ATGCTGGAGAAAAAAGTCCGCGTTCAGAACAAGCTAGGATTGCATGCACGTCCGGCCGCACTTTTGGTCAAAACCGCCAACAAGTTCAAGTCCGACGTTTTCTTGACCCGCGAAAGCCAGGTGGTGAACGGCAAGAGCATCATGGGCGTGATGATGCTGGCCGCCAACTACGGCAGCGAGATTACCCTTTCCGTCAAGGGGGAAGACGAAGTAGCCGCCCTGGCCGAATTGACCCGGCTGTTCGACAGCAAGTTCGGTGAACAATGA
- a CDS encoding AbrB/MazE/SpoVT family DNA-binding domain-containing protein encodes MEIVTVSPKFQVVIPFSVRRSLGLKPGHKVQVVLYEGRIELIPLKPVKKMRGFLKGIETTIEREADRV; translated from the coding sequence ATGGAAATCGTAACCGTTTCACCCAAGTTTCAAGTCGTCATTCCTTTCAGTGTCCGTCGATCACTCGGCCTCAAGCCCGGGCATAAAGTGCAAGTCGTCCTGTACGAAGGCCGAATTGAACTCATTCCATTGAAACCCGTCAAGAAGATGCGTGGTTTTCTTAAGGGCATTGAAACGACGATTGAACGGGAAGCCGACCGCGTATGA
- the ptsP gene encoding phosphoenolpyruvate--protein phosphotransferase — MRVASVKTSEPTAAVTLRGVPASPGIAIGRVFLYSEKAPVVEREQLSAAEVPREIERLRQAVQQAKQEIEHDQAIAQEQAGDAAAQIFEVHHLILDDPDFLPRLENEIATLAVNADFAFHHLMREYVSQLLKQSSFFSHRDTDFQDVERRVLRHLQGDQGAYLNKLATGAIVVTEDLAPSLAVLLNRHKIRGFATDFGGITSHGVIIARSNGLPAVLGLREITQRCKPGDRAILDGDEGLILLNPDEATVSRYQKRQARQLEARSRLGHLRDLPARTRDGRDIELAANLEFADEVKLVRENGAQGVGLFRTEYLYLDRAEAPSEELQYETYHRIAQEARPHPVIIRTMDLGGDKVPACVKSGPEPNPFLGWRAIRICLDQPELFKEQLRAILRANVLGNIKILLPMIAGVDELDRALALIEQAKRELVKAKKPFEPDTEVGVMIEVPSAAMMADQIAERVSFLSIGTNDLAQYAMAADRGNARVAHLLMGLQPAVLRLIQQVINAAHQRGVWVGVCGEMAADQLATLLLVGMEIDELSVNPIEVPKIKKIIRNTTFQEARELVQQVMAFSTAREIHDYLKPYMRHRFKDLFA; from the coding sequence ATGCGAGTCGCATCCGTGAAAACTTCCGAGCCTACCGCCGCCGTCACCTTGCGCGGAGTTCCCGCTTCGCCGGGCATTGCGATTGGCCGGGTGTTCCTCTATTCCGAGAAAGCGCCGGTGGTGGAGCGGGAACAGCTCTCCGCCGCGGAAGTGCCGCGCGAGATCGAACGGCTGCGCCAGGCGGTGCAGCAGGCGAAGCAGGAGATCGAGCACGATCAGGCCATTGCGCAGGAGCAGGCCGGCGACGCCGCTGCGCAGATCTTCGAGGTGCACCATCTCATCCTCGATGACCCGGACTTTCTCCCCCGCCTGGAAAACGAAATCGCCACCCTTGCGGTCAACGCCGATTTCGCCTTCCATCACTTGATGCGCGAATACGTCAGCCAATTGCTCAAGCAAAGCAGCTTTTTCAGCCACCGCGACACCGATTTTCAGGACGTGGAGCGGCGCGTGCTGCGGCATTTGCAGGGCGATCAGGGCGCCTACTTGAACAAACTGGCGACCGGCGCGATTGTGGTCACGGAAGACCTGGCGCCCTCGCTGGCGGTGCTGCTCAATCGCCACAAGATTCGCGGCTTTGCCACGGATTTCGGCGGCATTACTTCACACGGCGTCATCATTGCGCGCTCCAACGGCTTGCCCGCCGTGCTGGGCCTGCGCGAGATCACCCAGCGCTGCAAGCCCGGCGACCGCGCCATTCTCGACGGCGACGAAGGCCTCATCCTGCTCAATCCCGATGAAGCCACGGTTAGCCGCTATCAAAAGCGCCAGGCCAGGCAATTGGAGGCGCGCAGCCGGCTGGGGCACTTGCGCGATTTGCCGGCGCGCACCCGCGACGGCCGCGACATCGAGCTCGCCGCGAATTTGGAATTCGCCGATGAAGTCAAACTCGTGCGCGAAAACGGCGCGCAGGGCGTGGGCCTGTTTCGCACCGAATACCTCTATCTCGACCGGGCGGAAGCGCCCTCCGAAGAACTGCAGTACGAAACGTACCATCGCATCGCGCAGGAAGCCCGGCCGCATCCGGTGATCATTCGCACCATGGATCTCGGCGGCGACAAGGTGCCCGCTTGCGTCAAGAGCGGACCGGAGCCCAACCCGTTTCTCGGCTGGCGCGCGATTCGCATCTGTCTGGATCAGCCCGAGCTGTTCAAAGAGCAACTGCGCGCGATTCTGCGCGCCAACGTGCTGGGCAACATCAAAATCCTGCTGCCCATGATTGCCGGCGTCGATGAGCTTGACCGCGCCCTGGCGCTGATCGAACAAGCCAAGCGCGAGCTGGTGAAGGCCAAGAAACCGTTCGAGCCGGACACCGAAGTCGGTGTGATGATCGAAGTGCCCTCGGCGGCGATGATGGCGGATCAAATCGCCGAACGCGTGTCGTTTCTCAGCATCGGCACCAATGATTTGGCGCAATATGCCATGGCCGCCGATCGCGGCAACGCGCGCGTGGCGCATCTGCTCATGGGCCTGCAGCCCGCGGTGTTGCGCCTCATTCAGCAGGTGATCAACGCGGCGCATCAGCGCGGAGTGTGGGTCGGCGTGTGCGGCGAAATGGCCGCCGATCAGCTTGCCACCCTGCTGCTGGTGGGCATGGAAATCGATGAACTGAGCGTCAACCCCATCGAGGTGCCCAAAATCAAGAAGATCATCCGCAACACCACCTTCCAGGAAGCGCGGGAGCTGGTGCAGCAAGTCATGGCGTTTTCCACCGCCCGGGAAATCCATGATTACCTCAAGCCCTACATGCGGCACCGCTTCAAAGATTTGTTCGCCTAA